A window of Leptospira inadai serovar Lyme str. 10 genomic DNA:
AGAACAGATCTTTTACAACATCTATAACTGCGAATGAGAAATATAAAGCTGAGATTAGGCCAGTGAATGAGTTCACCTGGCCCAAAGATCTCGGATATCTAGTATTGAAAAGAAAATTAGATTAGCTACTCTCATTCTACAATAATATCGAAAGATGCAGCCCTTTTACTGGCACCCGGAAAAACTTCCGGGGGTTGGAGGGCTTGGCGGATTTACAGTTCGCATCTCGTTGCAGGGATGCGGGTTTCGTAATATGGTCAAGTAAGAAAGGGCATACGGGGGATGCCCGGGCATCAGGACGCGATGAAGGACGTGGCTTTCTGCGATAAGCTACGGGGAGCTGTAAGCAAGCTTTGATCCGTAGATTTCCGAATGGGGAAACCCTCCACTGTGAAACGGTGGAACACGAAAGTGAGCAAAGTCGGGGAATTGAAACATCTTAGTACCCGGAATTAAAAGAAAGAAACCTCGATTCCGTCAGTAGCGGTGAGCGAAAGCGGAAGAGCCTAAACCTCTGTCTACGTTACAGATCTGAATCGCTGTAGCAGAGGGGTTGTAGGACAGGCAGTAGGAGTTCAGAATCCTGCGCAAAGTTACCAAATCACATGATAGTGGAACGGTTTTGGAAAAGCCGACCAAAGAGGGTGAAAGTCCCGTAGACGAAATTGTGTGATCTTTGGCCTGTATCCTGAGTACCACGGAACACGTGTAATTTTGTGGGAAACCGCGGGGCCCACCCCGCAAGGCTAAACAGTCCCTGATGACCGATAGAGAACAAGTACCGTGAGGGAAAGGTGAAAAGTACCGGGAGACCGGAGTGAAATAGTACCTGAAACCGTATGCTTACAAGGTATCAAAGCACGTTAATGTGTGATGGTGTGCCTTTTGTAGAATGAGCCGGCGAGTTATTTTACGTTGCAAGCTTAAGGCAGTGAGATGCCGTAGGCGAAGCGAAAGCGAGTCTGAATAGGGCGTTTAAGTAGCGTGGAATAGACCCGAAGCCTGTCGAGCTATCCATGTCCAGGTTGAAGGTGGGGTAAAACTCACTGGAGGACCGAACCCATTAACGTTGAAAAGTTTTGGGATGAGGTGTGGATAGGGGTGAAAGGCCTATCAAGGCAGGCGATAGCTGGTTCTCTCCGAAATAGGTTTAGGCCTAGCGTCGGATGTTTAGTTACGGGGGTAGAGCTCTGAAAGGGCTAGGGGGCCCACAAGCTTACCAAACCCTATCAAACTTCGAATACCGTAACTTGAAGTCCGGCAGTCAGACTACGGGGGATAAGCTCCGTGGTCAAAAGGGAAACAGCCCAGACCGTCGTTTAAGGTCCCAAAGTCTATGCTAAGTGGCAAAGGATGTAGGATTGCATACACAACCAGGAGGTTGGCTTAGAAGCAGCCACCCTTTAAAGAGTGCGTAATAGCTCACTGGTCGAGTGATCCCGCGCCGAAAATGTAATCGGGACTAAGCATAGCACCGAAGGCACGGGTGCAGAGGTCAGATGACAGATGACAGAGGACAGCAAGAGAGACGCCGCACTAAGTTTGGCAGGCGGCTTGCTGTCAAAAGAGGACAATGAATCAGAAGATTAGAAGTTATGAGGATTTAGCAGTTTATCAAAAAGCATATCGTTTAGCTTTGGAGGTTCACAAGAGATCTTTGGAGTTTCCGAGAGTCGAACAGTATGGTTTAGCTTCCCAGATCCGTAATTCCACCAAGAGTATTTGTGGGAATATTGCGGAGGGTTTTGGGAAACAAGCCTACTCTAAGGCGGAGTTTAGACGATATTTGAATGTTGCGATAGGTTCTGCAGATGAAAGCAAGGTCTGGTTGGATTTTGCGAAAGATCTGGGGTATATCGATGACACAAATTTTGCGGATTGGAAGGGAGACCTGACGGATATCGCAAAGATGCTAACCGGTTTATATAAAAGCTGGGGATAAACTCGAACCTTATTGACGCTTTCCGAAAGAAAGCGAAGCGATGTTATCGTCGCACTTCCAGTCCTCTGTCCTCGGTCTTCTGTCCTCTGCGCGGTAGGAGAGCGTTCTTTCACGCGTTGAAGGCGGACCGTAAGGACTGCTGGAGCGGTAAGAAGTGAAGATGCTGGCATGAGTAGCGTTAAAGGGGTGAGATTCCCCTTCACCGATAGTCTAAGGTTTCCCCGGGAAGGCCAATCCGCCGGGGGTTAGTCGGTCCCTAAGACGAGGCTTAGAATGCGTAGTCGATGGGAAGCAGGTTCATATTCCTGCACCGAATGTATTGTGCGATGGAGTGACGCAGGAAGATAGCTGGAGCGGGTGCGATGGTAGTCCCCGTTGCAGGTGGTAAGCGTTGAGAGGGCTTGGAAAATCCGGTCTTTGAGCTGAGAACTTGCAGGATACCCACGGTAGTGGGTCGTAGCCAGTGACTCTAGGCTGCCAAGAAATAACTTCTAAGTTTAGGTGCATTCGACCGTACCGCAAACCGACACAGGTAGACAAGTAGAGAATACTAAGGTGTTCGAGATAACTCTCGTTAAGGAACTCGGCAAATTACTCCTGTAACTTCGGGATAAAGGAGACCCTAGATGTTTTAGCCCTGCGGCGAAAGACATCGAAGGTGGCACAGAAATGGGGGTAGCGACTGTTTACCAAAAACACAGGACTCTGCTAAATCGGAAGATGAAGTATAGGGTCTGACACCTGCCCGGTGCCGGAAGGTCAAGAGGACGGGTTAGCCGCAAGGCGAAGCTCGGAATTTAAGCCCCGGTAAACGGCGGCCGTAACTATGACGGTCCTAAGGTAGCGAAATTCCTTGTCGGGTAAGTTCCGACCTGCACGAATGGTGTAACGACTTCCCCACTGTCTCAACGAGAGTCTCAGCGAAATTGTAGTACCCGTGAAGATGCGGGTTACCTGCGATAGGACGGAAAGACCCCGTGAACCTTTACTGCAACCTGGCATTGAACTTTGATCCTGTATGTGTAGGATAGGTGGGAGGCTATGATCTCTGGACGCTAGTCTGGAGGGAGCCGACGTTGAAATACCACCCTTACTTGATCCAAGTTCTAACCGAGTGAAACAACACTCGAGACATTGTCAGGCGGGCGGTTTGACTGGGGCGGTCGCCTCCTAAAGAGTAACGGAGGCGCCCAAAGGTTCCCTCAGCGCGGACGGAAATCGCGCAAAGAGTGTAAAGGCACAAGGGAGCTTAACTGTGAGACAGACAAGTCGAGCAGATACGAAAGTAGGGCTTAGTGATCCGGTGGTTCTGTGTGGAAGGGCCATCGCTCAACGGATAAAAGGTACTCCGGGGATAACAGGCTGATCGCGTCCAAGAGTCCATATCGACGACGCGGTTTGGCACCTCGATGTCGGCTCGTCGCATCCTGGGGCTGAAGCAGGTCCCAAGGGTATGGCTGTTCGCCATTTAAAGCGGTACGCGAGCTGGGTTCAGAACGTCGTGAGACAGTTCGGTCCCTATCCATCGCAGGCGTTGGAGATTTGACGGAATCTGTCCCTAGTACGAGAGGACCGGGATGGACGAACCTCTAGTGTATCAGTTGTCGCGCCAGCGGCAGCGCTGAGTAGCTATGTTCGGCAGGAATAACCGCTGAAAGCATATAAGTGGGAAATCCTTCTGAAGATAAGATCTCCCTGGGAGCAATCCCCTAAAGACCCCGGGAAGATGACCCGGTTGATAGGTCACAGATGTAAGTGTGGTAACATATTGAGTCGAGTGATACTAATAGGTCGTGAGGCTTGACCATATTACAAAAGTACTAAGGAAGACTTACTTCTTCTTTGGTGGTAACAACGCCAACAGTCATCCAAGATGATGATTCATTGAATAGATTCGCAGTTATAGTGTTTGTAAGAGAAATCTTACTGGAAGCCAGGGTGTATGCCTTGGCCTTTTTATTATACGACCTATGGGGGACTCCGTGCATCGCCTTCGCTCCGCACGTGTCCCAGTCTCGCATTCGGAGCAACGTAAGCGCCTAATCAAGCCCACCTTTTGCTCCTCGGCCAATCGTGCTAAACTATTTTTAATGAACAGAACAAATGTAGATTGGCAGCAAGAGTTTGAGGAATTTTCAAAAAGTGAACTTTCGCGACCGCAATACTGCAAAAAGAAAGGACTAAAATACTCGGCCTTTCGTTACCACTGGGAGAGGCGAGCTAAGATTCAGCAAAAAGAAGAGGGCTTTGTAGAAGTTCCTCAATCTGTTTCAAACAGCATTTCGTCGGTAGGGTCTGAATTTTTGACCCTAAAAATAGATTCTTCCGGCAAGGCTTTGCTACAAGTAAACCTTCAGTTTAGTTTGGGACAATGGAGCTAAATCCCGGCAGAAGAAAAGTGTATTTACGACCTGGAGTCACCGACTTAAGGAAATCGATTAATACACTTGCTATCATTGTAGAAGGCAAAATGAAGAAGGACTTGTATTCGGAGAGTGTATTTCTATTCTGCAATTCGCAAGAAAGATAAACTGAAAATGCTCTACTGGGACAAGAGCGGGTTTTGTCTTTGGCAGAAAAGATTAGAGGAGAGTAAATTTCCGTGGCCGAACTCAGAGGAAGAAGTTCGAAAGATTCCGGTAGAAAGATTTCATTGGCTTTTAAACGGGATCGATTTCTTTAAAGAGCATAAGAAACTAAAATATAAGAATGTGAGCTGAAAAGATTGACTAATTTAATCGCAAAATCTACATTTAGATGCCGTGTCCTTAGATATAAACGAACTGCCGAATGATGTAGAAGAACTAAAGAAGATTATTATATTCCAAAATAATAAGTACTCTGAAGAATTGCGGCTCCAAAGACAGAAAGAAGCCGAGCATCTCGACCAAATTGAGCGCCTAAAGATCCAACTATTCGGAAGAAGGACGGAGAAATGGAGCCAAATCGAGATAGACCAAGGACTTCTTTTTAACGAAATAGAAAATTCCCTACAGAAGGATTCCACCGAACCTGAGGAAAAAAGCCTCTTCACCCCGGTTAAAAGTCACACTAGAAAGAAAACGGGTCGTAAGCCGTTCCCTGATTATTTCCCTCGAATCAAGATCTTACACGATATTCCCGAAATCGAAAAAACCTGTTCTTGTGGGCATGAGCTGACTCGAATCGGAGAGGAAAGCTCCGAGAAGCTGGATCTAATTCCGGCAAAAATCCAAGTCGAAGTTCATATTCGCCCTAAGTATGCGTGCAAGCATTGTGAAGGGACTTCCGATGAAAATCAACCTGTCGTTAAAATAGCACCAGTTCCCAATCAAATCGCTGAAAAGAGTATGCTTTCATCGAGCTTTTTAGCGTACACACTTACTCAGAAGTTTGCAGATGCTCTTCCTTTCTACAGACAAGCAGGAATTCTTCAAAGATCGGGAGTCGATATTTCAAGAACAACTTTATCGAATACTGCGATCCAAGTATATGAAAAGCTTTCTCCATTGATTGAGGATATAAGAAAAGAGCTTTTCGAATCAAAGTATTTACAGATAGATGAGACGGTTCTCCAAGTGTTAAACGAACCGAAAAAGTCGAATACGGCCAAATCCTATATGTGGGTGATTCGGGGATTTATCCGAGAAAAACCGGTAGTATTATATCATTATGAACCGAGTCGGAGTGCTAAGTTTTTAGAAGAATGGATTTCCAACTTCGAAGGGATTATCCAAACAGACGGTTTTGAATCTTACGATTCTTTATTGAAAGTAAAATCAAAGATTCTTCATGCAGGATGTTGGAATCATGCTCGAAGGAGATTCTTTGAAATTTTAAAAATAGATCCTAAGAACGCTCAAGCAGAATGGATCGTAAAGGAAATCGGTAAGCTCTACACAATCGAGTCGAAGGCCAGAGAAGAAAATCTAAATTCGGAATTGCATTTAAGACTTCGACAATCTGAATCCAAGCCAGTCGTTGACGAGATCCGTTCCTGGATGAATAAACGAATCATCGAAGTCGCTCCGAAATCTTCGATGGGTAAAGCCCTTGGTTATCTCGCTAATCAATGGGAAAAACTGCTTATCTTTTTGGATCGTCCGGAATTGCAACTGGATACGAATCTGGTCGAGAATGATATTCGTCCTTTTGTGATCGGAAGAAAAAATTGGCTCTTCTCCGGTTGTCCGGAAGGAGCGACTGCAAGTGCAGGATTTTATTCTTTAGTTCAAATTGCAAAGCTCGCGGGAGTCGATCCTTATGCGTATTTGCGGGATCTATTTACCTCTTGGGAAAGCGAGCCGAGGAGTCTTTCTTATCAGGATCTGCCGCAACTCGCTATACCTGTGCTCGATTAGGCGCTTACGGAGCAACACTGTTGCTCCTCTGTGCTCCGACTGGTCGTGAGGCTTGACCATATTACGAAACGAAAATGATGTATGAGCATCGGGTGCAAGTGCGTTTGATTCAAACAAATGCCTTCACTTTGTTCAGGCAGCCATTCGGCTTCATCGCTTCCTATGGGCGCGATGAATGAAAGTATTGAGAAAGACAACTGTGGCGCTGCGTATAGCGGATTCCTGCCGCCAGAGCGGCGACCGGATGTTGCTCTACTCCTGTCGCTGGTGAAGAAAAGGAAATTCCCGCGCGTCTAAGAGAATGCGATTCAGACTACTATCACGACTCGCGGTTCATCACATATGCTTTTAGGGAAGAAACATACGAGAAGGTGTAATCAATTCGTCTATTTCAGGAAGGGGGCCATTTGCTGATAGAGTAGCTTTGAATAACGAGCTGCGTCCTCTTTTTGCAAGTGTATTCCATCTACCGTTTTGTAAGTCTTACAGTCGGGCATATCAATATATGAATAAGCGTTTCTTGGAAATACTTCGTAAAATTTTTCTCTAATGTCCTTAGCTTTCGGCATTTGGCAAAGTGATTTATCCACAGGCATTTCAAAAAAAACGACTTTGATCCTTTTTTCTTCGAGTTCATCGACGATGACTTTGAGACTTGCAAATTGCTCGTTTGTGAAAATAATATTCGGGGTTTTAGAGTAGTCTTTCGATTGTAGTCGTAATAATTCGGAAAATTTATCATCGACCGTCTCCACGCCCCATACATCGCCAACCGACGACCGAGCGCTATCTGTAGCCTTGTCTAAGAAAATGCCTAGAAACTT
This region includes:
- the tnpC gene encoding IS66 family transposase, with translation MSLDINELPNDVEELKKIIIFQNNKYSEELRLQRQKEAEHLDQIERLKIQLFGRRTEKWSQIEIDQGLLFNEIENSLQKDSTEPEEKSLFTPVKSHTRKKTGRKPFPDYFPRIKILHDIPEIEKTCSCGHELTRIGEESSEKLDLIPAKIQVEVHIRPKYACKHCEGTSDENQPVVKIAPVPNQIAEKSMLSSSFLAYTLTQKFADALPFYRQAGILQRSGVDISRTTLSNTAIQVYEKLSPLIEDIRKELFESKYLQIDETVLQVLNEPKKSNTAKSYMWVIRGFIREKPVVLYHYEPSRSAKFLEEWISNFEGIIQTDGFESYDSLLKVKSKILHAGCWNHARRRFFEILKIDPKNAQAEWIVKEIGKLYTIESKAREENLNSELHLRLRQSESKPVVDEIRSWMNKRIIEVAPKSSMGKALGYLANQWEKLLIFLDRPELQLDTNLVENDIRPFVIGRKNWLFSGCPEGATASAGFYSLVQIAKLAGVDPYAYLRDLFTSWESEPRSLSYQDLPQLAIPVLD
- the tnpB gene encoding IS66 family insertion sequence element accessory protein TnpB (TnpB, as the term is used for proteins encoded by IS66 family insertion elements, is considered an accessory protein, since TnpC, encoded by a neighboring gene, is a DDE family transposase.), whose product is MYFYSAIRKKDKLKMLYWDKSGFCLWQKRLEESKFPWPNSEEEVRKIPVERFHWLLNGIDFFKEHKKLKYKNVS
- the tnpA gene encoding IS66 family insertion sequence element accessory protein TnpA, with the translated sequence MNRTNVDWQQEFEEFSKSELSRPQYCKKKGLKYSAFRYHWERRAKIQQKEEGFVEVPQSVSNSISSVGSEFLTLKIDSSGKALLQVNLQFSLGQWS
- the tnpB gene encoding IS66 family insertion sequence element accessory protein TnpB, whose protein sequence is MELNPGRRKVYLRPGVTDLRKSINTLAIIVEGKMKKDLYSESVFLFCNSQER